The Brassica oleracea var. oleracea cultivar TO1000 chromosome C6, BOL, whole genome shotgun sequence genome includes a region encoding these proteins:
- the LOC106300367 gene encoding uncharacterized protein At1g51745-like yields the protein MEGNDDQNLKAINASVGRLVWVRLRNGSWWPGQTLLHEEVPESSLLSPKLGTPIKLLGRDDVGIDWYVLEKSKSVKAFRCGEYDAHIEKAKASAAAARASSKKTVKCTRRENAIISALEIENAHLAKEDHPDNNLCSEEEDDEVTESEDRGEAEDELDSAPELLQSSMSSQNVGTLVKVEPKRRRTPNDSEDDGTEGTKRMRGLEDIGKEHVGATVLHRQEMGSICSVNLSNSYIASNGYKACSPLSLKRKRSQVTNASECSKRKNRSRQLTKVLECTAMVCVPGTSDQLVTSGLEPVESMKSVSVVINNNSDSTGVSCENAPEHVVGDSHNNKAKDSETSSVSVSAEDDPSVQLYDVPLTEGEAKHSAGFPAACTISSSRAALVSALTRRCSHDVFVKKEARNGSACANPPDTQLVIWNSNGIEKSACKWELKGKRNSRQMSKKQEARRSVYSEEANNNRPLLLPALFEVKIEVRASCNKPRVPLVSRMSKLNGKAIVGHPVSVEALEEGYYNGGVVKSQAVVKAKSLSEKKCKKRKTNGAFGKSSKSKKKSSSLSVKTRRLSTLTERSKKQTIEKLKETVVACIPLKVVFSRINQVLKGSARQTQHRALPSAVKT from the exons ATGGAGGGTAATGATGACCAAAACCTGAAGGCTATTAATGCTTCAGTAGGAAGATTGGTCTGGGTTCGTCTCCGTAACGGTTCTTGGTGGCCAGGACAGACTCTGCTTCATGAGGAAGTTCCTGAAAGCTCTCTGCTTTCTCCAAAACTCGGCACTCCTATAAAGCTTCTAGGTCGTGATGATGTTGGCAT TGATTGGTATGTACTTGAAAAGTCCAAGAGCGTGAAGGCGTTTCGTTGTGGAGAGTATGATGCTCACATTGAGAAAGCAAAGGCTTCTGCCGCTGCAGCGAGGGCTAGTAGTAAGAAGACTGTCAAATGTACTCGCCGAGAGAATGCCATTATAAGTGCCTTAGAGATTGAGAATGCTCATCTTGCAAAAGAAGACCATCCAGACAATAATTTGTGTAGTGAGGAGGAAGATGATGAGGTTACAGAATCTGAAGATAGAGGAGAAGCTGAAGATGAACTTGACTCAGCGCCAGAGCTATTACAATCTAGTATGTCTTCCCAAAATGTTGGAACTTTGGTGAAGGTGGAGCCAAAGAGAAGAAGAACACCGAATGACTCAGAAGATGATGGGACTGAAGGAACCAAGCGAATGAGAGGGCTTGAGGACATTGGAAAAGAACATGTGGGTGCTACTGTCTTGCATAGGCAAGAAATGGGTTCTATCTGTAGTGTAAACCTCAGTAATAGCTATATTGCTTCCAATGGGTACAAGGCATGCTCACCGTTGTCACTGAAAAGAAAAAGGTCCCAAGTCACTAACGCTAGTGAGTGCTCTAAAAGGAAAAACCGAAGCCGGCAACTGACAAAGGTGTTAGAGTGTACAGCTATGGTCTGTGTCCCTGGTACCTCTGACCAGCTTGTCACATCTGGATTGGAGCCTGTTGAATCCATGAAGAGTGTATCTGTTGTAATCAACAATAACTCAGATAGCACTGGGGTCTCATGCGAGAATGCTCCTGAGCATGTTGTTGGAGACTCACATAACAACAAGGCAAAAGACAGTGAAACTTCCAGCGTATCAGTTTCAGCGGAAGACGACCCTTCTGTGCAGTTATATGATGTTCCATTAACTGAAGGAGAAGCAAAACACTCTGCAG GTTTTCCAGCAGCTTGCACCATTTCCTCATCAAGGGCAGCTCTTGTTTCCGCCTTGACAAGGCGGTGTAGTCATGATGTGTTTGTTAAGAAAGAGGCAAGAAATGGATCAGCTTGTGCAAATCCACCAGATACACAACTTGTCATTTGGAACTCGAACGGGATTGAGAAGAGCGCCTGTAAGTGGGAGCTAAAAGGAAAGAGGAACTCAAGGCAGATGAGTAAGAAACAAGAAGCGAGAAGAAGTGTGTACAGCGAGGAAGCTAATAATAACAGGCCACTGCTTCTTCCTGCGCTGTTCGAAGTGAAGATTGAAGTAAGAGCTAGCTGTAACAAACCACGTGTTCCATTGGTTTCTCGTATGAGTAAACTGAACGGTAAAGCTATTGTTGGGCATCCTGTAAGTGTTGAAGCCTTGGAAGAGGGATACTACAACGGTGGTGTGGTGAAGTCTCAAGCTGTTGTGAAGGCAAAGTCATTGTCTGAAAAGAAATGCAAGAAGAGGAAAACAAATGGTGCTTTTGGAAAGTCATCGAAGTCAAAGAAGAAATCGTCTTCCTTATCGGTAAAGACAAGAAGGCTCTCTACTCTGACAGAAAGAAGCAAGAAGCAGACAATAGAAAAGCTAAAGGAAACGGTTGTGGCTTGTATACCGTTGAAAGTAGTGTTTAGTAGGATAAACCAAGTGTTGAAAGGCTCAGCAAGACAAACACAACATCGAGCATTGCCATCTGCTGTC